TCCTGCTGGCACGCATCAGCAAGCTGGATACCGGACAATTGCAACGCGATTTTGAGCAATATGCGCAGGAAGTGTTCCAGCGTCCGGTTAAAGATACGTTGCAACTGCTGGTCGACTTTTTCTATTTTGATGTGATCCTGCCTATTGCCGGCTGGCAGCAAACCTTCCACGGTACCGGCTTGCCAGTAGAAAGAACTGTAGAGGCACTTATACAGCAACAATTGCGCGGTCCTTTTGCACAGTTTGTGCAATTGACCAATGGTGCCGTAAAACTATTTTGCATCCGCCCCCTTGACCTGAAAGCGTTACGTGATCCGGGTTTATGGGGAATAGACCCGGTGCTGGGAGCATTGGAATGGAATACTTCTTTCAGCCAGGCGGCTACTGCACGGGAAAAAGCTTTGCTGTTGCTCAATACCTACCGCGCGTTATTGCAGCCTTTTATAGACGCTATGGGGGCTATTGTACAACTGGCGCCTACATGTATACAGGAAAGCCTGCAGCCCCTGAATGAAGCCTATAAGCAACGGCATGCCCCACATCTCGGGTTGCTGTTCTCCTTCCTTTACCTGTTCGGGCATGTGCAAAAACAGATGAATGGTTTCACACAAAAGCATCTCGACTTTTTTTATAAAGATGTGCTGGGCTTGCGCCCCAGGCCGGTTACGCCTGATAAAGCACATATCGTATTTGAGCTTCAACAGCCATTCAGTAAGTATTTACTGAAAGCAGGTACCTTATTGCGGGATGGAAAAGACGCGAATAAAACAGATGTGCTGTTTGAGCTGTCGGATGAAATTGTGGTAGACAATGCGGCTATCACCAGCTTGCGCACACTTTTCCTCAATCCTGTGACCGGTGTGAGACGTACCGCTGTGGGAGGCGCGCCGCCTACCTGCCAGTCAGGCGATTTTATCGAAGGCGTGTATATTGCCCCGCAGGCTAATTCAGCCGATGGGCAAGGCGCTGCGCTGGATCCCGGCGCCAGTTGGTATACAGCAGGCGCGCGTTACAGCAAACTGGTGCCTCCCGGGAAAACCCTGCCGGCACAGTATCCGTATGCCCGCCTGGGTTTCGTACTGGCGTCGCCGGTATTGCTTCTGCAGGAAGGTACACGCACCATCACTACTAAAATAAGCTGTATAGCGCCTGATGAAGGCAATTGCGGCAAAAATAATAGCAACAACGCTGTGCTGATAAATGATCAGTTTTTCTTTCCTGCGTTTAAAACAATGCTGAGCAAATCTTACTACTATTTTTCGGACGACCTGATTACACAGGCGCAGAAAATGGGTATAGCCAGCGCTATTACGGATCAAATGACTGCCTTGCTGACTGCCACGGACATAGCAGCTGACGGTACTCATGCGGTGCTGGAAAGTGATAATACAACCTATACTGTACTGCTTAACCAGGTGAGAGCTTTCACGCCGGCTGTGGCGCAATTGTTTAAGCCGCGAAAGTTGTTGCAGGTCTATTTCAGCGGCGCCAAAGCCTGGATCACGCCACCTGAGCTGGTAGCGCAAAGCATTGAGAAAACAGTTGCCGGCTACGATATAACTCTGACGGCTATACTCCCCCCTGATGTACCAGCTGTTACATTTTACGACAAAGGCGTATTGAATGAAGATCTGAACACTACCCAACCGGTAATGAGAGTAGAAGTAGATCAGCAAATAAAAATAAACCTTGACAAAATACTGGAACAGCAGCCCGGACACAACTGTGAACAATGCTGTTTGGAAAAGGAGAAGAAAAGTACGGCGGCTGCCATTGCGATATACCATTTCCTGCGCGACCTGCGCATAACAGATGTGAACATCTCTGTACAGGTATGTGGTGTGAAGAATGTGATTGTGCAAAATGATGAAACGGTGCAGGATGTAAACGGGCTGATGTATCCTTTTGGTAGCAGGCCTACTGTTGGGTCTAATTTCTATATAGGCAGCGAAGAAATATTCATGAAGCATTGGGAGGAAGTGCGGCTGAGCCTCAATTGGAAAGACCTGCCCACAGGGAAATTCTCAGATTATTACAATGGCTACCAAAACGTTTACCGGAATGCTAATGTGACCAAAGGAAAAGTGCTGGACAATAATTTCAAAGTGAGGTTTGGATACCTGCAAGATGGTGACTGGATAGACGAGGCGGCAGTAAACTGCAAAGACGATGGGTCTGATACCAATAACCTCTTGTTCAGAAATAAAACAGCGCCCCCTTTATGTAATGGAGCGAATAAAGACCTGGATTACCAGTTCATTTTGACGCCGAATACCTTTCCGACATTGGCCGATCCCAAAGAAACGTTCACCTATACAGGGATAAAGCGCATGGATGCCAGCACCCGGCGTGGCTTTTTGCGAGCCACCCTGCAATGCCAGGATTTTCAACATGATAAATACCCCATTGCATTGGCACGGCAAATGATGGCTGTATCCAAGTTGCCCGAGATTGTGGACGGAGCAGTTTATTATGGCGTAAACCCCGGGGACACCAAGTTGGAAACATTGAGCATAGATGATCTTACCAAGGTTATCAAGGACAGTTTTACTGACGCTGACAATGTGAAGCATATTGTAGATCCCTTGGTAAATCAGATATTTTCGGAAGGTAGCGGAGGCACTATCACCGCCTCTATTTGGTCGCTTTTATTCAATACCATCCCGCCGCCTCTTTCAGGTGATGACTCTAAGCTAAAGCACGGTGTAGACCAGCTTTGGCAACGCCTGAAAGACCAGGCAGACAAGATAGACCAGGCCAAAGAAAAAGGGGTAGTCATTCCTAAAGAACCATGGACCCCAATTATCAAAAATCTTTCAGTTGACTATAAGGCTAGCGCCGGAATGAAAGACATGCAACTCCTCCATCTCTACCCCTTCGAAAATACACACAAAACGGAAGTGCTGACACTGCAACCGCCGTTATTACCTGTCTACTGCGAAGAAGGCACACTTTTTATAGGCCTGAAACAATTGCAGCCCTATGGCAACCTGCAATTGCTTTTCCAGCTGGCCGAGGCAACTGCAGATTCAGAATCCGAAAAAGCAGATGTGAACTGGTATTACCTGAGTAGTAATATCTGGAAACCGCTACGTACAGGCTTTGAGATCCTGAACGACGATACCGACGGACTTACCCGCTCCGGCATCATCAAAATGACTATCCCCGGCGATATCAACACCTTCAACACTATCATGCCTTCGGATAGCTACTGGGTTAAAGCGGCTATCCCTGCACATGCCGAATCAGTATGCGAAACCATTGGCGTGCATACACAAGCTGTGCTGGCAGTGTGCACCGTTGCGCCGCAAAATGATACCGGGCGGATGAGTGCTGCACTGCCGGCTGGTAGCGTTAGTAAACTGGATGCGGCTGATGCACATATCAAATCGGTATTACAACCCTACGATTCCTTTGGCGGACAACTACCGGAAGCCAGCGGTCATTTCTATGTACGCATCAGCGAGCAATTGCGTCATAAGGGAAGAGCGATACAGTCGTTCGATTACGAAAGGCTGGTCCTCGAAGCTTTTCCACAATTGTATAAAGTGAAATGTATCAATCATACCCTGGGGCTGGGTGCTAAGGAGTACCAACAGGATTTCACGTATGCCGGCGGTTATGTGGTGCTGGCCGTGATCCCCGACCTGCGGCAAATAAAAGCAGGGCAGTTACAGGAGCCCAAAGCCCCGCTTAGCCTGCTGGAAAAGGTGCATACCTATCTTAAACAGCGCAGCTCACCCTTTGTACGGTTGAAAGTAACTAACCCGCGCTATGAGAAAGTACAGGTGAATATCGCAGTAACCCTGGTGAAAGGAAAAGATCCTGCCTTTTATACCGCGCAGTTGAAAACGGATTTACAGGAATTCTTTGCCCCCTGGGCGGTAGGTAAGTTGGATAAATTGTCGTTTGGCCAACTGGTAAACGAATCGGATGTGGTGCGCTTTGTAGAGCAACTGGACTATGTGGATTTTGTGAAATGCCTGCAGTTGTGGCATGAACTGGAAGACGCGCCTGCACAGCGGATCCGGCCACATACACCCCGTTCTATTTTGGTAAGCGGGAATATTGATGTATCAACGGATGATTGTATTGCTCCGCAGCCGAATGATCATCCGGAGATAGATAATGAAGTGGATTGTAACCACCCCGAACCGCTGCTGCCACCTTGTACTGATGATAAAATCGGACAAGCGCCCCGTTAATCGCTCATTTTTTAATCAACATTGTTATGGCTGAGGATACAAATGCTACAAATGTGATCAGGAAAAAGGATGCCACATTTCCGCCAGACCTGGATTTCGAAACCTTGCGCAGCGAGGGGATCGATTACCTGGGTAAATTGTCAGGCAAAATATGGACTGACTATAACGTACATGACCCCGGCATTACCATCCTGGAAGTGTTATGCTACTCCCTGCTCGACCTGGGCTATCGCGCCAGTCTGCCTATAGCCGACCTGCTCAGCATGAACCCTGCAGCAGCTAGTAAGGAAGATAACTTTTTTACTCCCGCCCGCATACTCAGTATTAACCCGCTTACTATACTCGACTACCGCAAACTGTTAATAGATATAGACGGCGTACGTAATGCCTGGCTGGAAGTAACCCACCAGGCGCAACAGGATGTTTACCGGCATAAGGGCGATAAACTGGATTGCTATGGGCAGGATGTTTCCAGTGAAGGCAACCAGGGAAAAGTAGCGTTGAACGGATTGTACAATATCCTTATTGAACCGGAAACCCTGCCCACTGATGCCGCCCAGCGGGCGCAGGCACTGAGTACCCTGAAAGTACGTATCCGGGAGCGCCTCATGGCCCACCGTAATCTTTGTGAAGATTTCTACAACATCAATATTCTTTGTCACGAACAGATAGGTATTTGTACCGAAATTCAACTGGAAGATAACGCAGACGCACCTACGGTGTTAAATGCCATGGTACAGGCTTTGTACCGTTTTCTTTCGCCTCGCGCAAACTTTTACACTTTACAGCAAATGCTGACAGATAAGCAATTGCCGATAGAGGAAATATTCGCAGGTAGAGACTATACGCCCAGCAGCCATGGCTTCATAGATACAGCTGAGTTGGAAGCCATTGTACCCATTACGGAGCTGCATGTATCAGATCTGTACCGGGAAATGTTCCGCATATCCGGTGTAAAGTCGGTGAATACCCTTTCTGTGGCAGGGTATGTCAACAATATGGCCACACCCGTAGTTAGCACCAATGATGTTAAAGATCTCAAAGGTACTAAAAGTAAAGGCGCTATCTGGTCGCTGCCCTTGCTGTCCGGTCATTTGCCGGAACTGTCCCTGCCCTATTGCCAGTTTGTATTTCGCAGAGGTAGTGCCACTTTTACTTTTAAGGGAGATGCTATTTTGCCCTATGTAAATCTCTCAGCGCTAAACGGCAGCAAAGTAGCTTACAAACAACCTTCCCTTTATCTGGATACTGCTGTGCCCAGCGGATTTTTCCGCTCCGACCTGGGCCAATATTATTCCCTGCAGCACGATTTTCCGAGGGTATATGCCATTGGGAAAGGAGAACTGGGCAGAGATGCTTCTCCCCAGCGTGTGGTAGAAGTACAGCAGCTGAAAGGTTTCCTGCTGTTTTTCGATCAGCTGCTATCTAATTATCTGGCCCAGTTGCAGCACTTACGTAACATCTTTTCATTTTCTCCGGATGTTACGCCACATACTTATTTTATCGGGGGACTAGAGGACGTGCCAGATCTGGATCAGTTGCTCCGTTTCCAGCAAAACGGGATTTATGCTGACTTAGGCTGGCAACAACAGGACACCCTGATGTTGCCGGTAGATAAGTCCCTGCTCAATACATTACGTGTAGACGTTCCTGTTACCATTGATATTATACAACGCTGGCGTAACAAATACTATAGCTACGACTACCTCGTGGCGCGCAATACCGCCATGGAGCAATTGTTGCTGGATATGGTGAACCAGGACAACCAGGCCTATGTTCAAACCTATTTGTTTGGAGACGCTTGCTGGTTTTTTGTGATAGCACCCGCTAACCGGCCTTATGTGCTGCTCTCCAGTCGCTATTACCCTACACAGCAAAAGGCAAAAGAAGCTGCGCAGTCGGCTATTTTCCTGGCCGCCAGTAAGAGTAATTTACGTGCTTTCAGTTTTGAAGACAATACAGGGCATGACCGTTATGCTTTTGACATTGTTTTCAGTCTGTCGGATTACCGGGGGTACCTGCAACAGATTGTAGAAGATACCACATTATATGTGCAGCGCAGGGAGCAGATGTTGAATCACTTACTGGCCAGGTTTGGTGAGGTATTTACCGATTATGCGTTGGTGTTATATGGCGTAAAAGACCCGATGGTAGCCGCTGCCAGGGGCATACGGGCGAAAGCCGCATTTCTTTCTGCTTACGACAGCCTGGGCCGCAACCGCGGCAAGGCTTACGACTATAGAGCCAACAAGTGGCGTTCCGCGAATATTTCCGGTTATGAAAAGCGGGTAGCAGCA
The genomic region above belongs to Chitinophaga sp. 180180018-3 and contains:
- a CDS encoding baseplate J/gp47 family protein, which produces MANNCENIIHPFQYAPGISQRNRALPALDAASAPVDGRTLADLLNYFVQMAPQINYYQYSGINQISDWRPFFENSLPFLLARISKLDTGQLQRDFEQYAQEVFQRPVKDTLQLLVDFFYFDVILPIAGWQQTFHGTGLPVERTVEALIQQQLRGPFAQFVQLTNGAVKLFCIRPLDLKALRDPGLWGIDPVLGALEWNTSFSQAATAREKALLLLNTYRALLQPFIDAMGAIVQLAPTCIQESLQPLNEAYKQRHAPHLGLLFSFLYLFGHVQKQMNGFTQKHLDFFYKDVLGLRPRPVTPDKAHIVFELQQPFSKYLLKAGTLLRDGKDANKTDVLFELSDEIVVDNAAITSLRTLFLNPVTGVRRTAVGGAPPTCQSGDFIEGVYIAPQANSADGQGAALDPGASWYTAGARYSKLVPPGKTLPAQYPYARLGFVLASPVLLLQEGTRTITTKISCIAPDEGNCGKNNSNNAVLINDQFFFPAFKTMLSKSYYYFSDDLITQAQKMGIASAITDQMTALLTATDIAADGTHAVLESDNTTYTVLLNQVRAFTPAVAQLFKPRKLLQVYFSGAKAWITPPELVAQSIEKTVAGYDITLTAILPPDVPAVTFYDKGVLNEDLNTTQPVMRVEVDQQIKINLDKILEQQPGHNCEQCCLEKEKKSTAAAIAIYHFLRDLRITDVNISVQVCGVKNVIVQNDETVQDVNGLMYPFGSRPTVGSNFYIGSEEIFMKHWEEVRLSLNWKDLPTGKFSDYYNGYQNVYRNANVTKGKVLDNNFKVRFGYLQDGDWIDEAAVNCKDDGSDTNNLLFRNKTAPPLCNGANKDLDYQFILTPNTFPTLADPKETFTYTGIKRMDASTRRGFLRATLQCQDFQHDKYPIALARQMMAVSKLPEIVDGAVYYGVNPGDTKLETLSIDDLTKVIKDSFTDADNVKHIVDPLVNQIFSEGSGGTITASIWSLLFNTIPPPLSGDDSKLKHGVDQLWQRLKDQADKIDQAKEKGVVIPKEPWTPIIKNLSVDYKASAGMKDMQLLHLYPFENTHKTEVLTLQPPLLPVYCEEGTLFIGLKQLQPYGNLQLLFQLAEATADSESEKADVNWYYLSSNIWKPLRTGFEILNDDTDGLTRSGIIKMTIPGDINTFNTIMPSDSYWVKAAIPAHAESVCETIGVHTQAVLAVCTVAPQNDTGRMSAALPAGSVSKLDAADAHIKSVLQPYDSFGGQLPEASGHFYVRISEQLRHKGRAIQSFDYERLVLEAFPQLYKVKCINHTLGLGAKEYQQDFTYAGGYVVLAVIPDLRQIKAGQLQEPKAPLSLLEKVHTYLKQRSSPFVRLKVTNPRYEKVQVNIAVTLVKGKDPAFYTAQLKTDLQEFFAPWAVGKLDKLSFGQLVNESDVVRFVEQLDYVDFVKCLQLWHELEDAPAQRIRPHTPRSILVSGNIDVSTDDCIAPQPNDHPEIDNEVDCNHPEPLLPPCTDDKIGQAPR